In a single window of the Vitis vinifera cultivar Pinot Noir 40024 chromosome 6, ASM3070453v1 genome:
- the LOC100241079 gene encoding uncharacterized protein LOC100241079, protein MASNLTSSSGQDSTTHSQSSRSKTNPTWEHVSEERYGNGRRALICLYCKKITKGGGIHRMKLHLARVKEDIGPCKSVPPDVRFRMENSLQEFVNAKKATKEADEYRNPYGPNVSQFEGDMAEGEEEVQEMQSPMAASSGKRKKSIVDKYFAPRNIEGAQPSMRSVIAGKEATWRADMAIGRFFYDACIPTNAVNSFYFKPMLDVISAIGPGDKGPNYYQLRINLLKDAKKEVQLLVDSYRAIWAKVGCTIMGNGWTDNRQRTLINFLVYCPEGISFVKSVDASDIVKDATNLFQSFDEVIEWVGTLNVVHVVTDNAANYVAAGRLISQKHKHINWSPCAAHYLNLIFKDIGKIDHVAELVRRASKVTIFVYNHVALLSWLRKKEGWTEIL, encoded by the coding sequence atggcaTCAAACTTGACTTCATCCTCTGGTCAAGATTCAACTACCCATTCTCAATCAAGTAGAAGTAAGACTAATCCTACATGGGAGCATGTTTCTGAAGAAAGATATGGAAATGGAAGGAGAgctcttatttgtttgtattgtaaAAAGATTACAAAAGGTGGAGGTATTCATAGAATGAAACTACATCTTGCTAGAGTGAAAGAAGATATTGGTCCATGTAAATCGGTTCCACCTGATGTCAGATTTCGCATGGAAAATTCTTTGCAAGAGTTTGTGAATGCTAAGAAAGCAACCAAAGAAGCAGATGAATATAGAAATCCTTATGGTCCTAATGTGTCACAATTTGAAGGGGATATGGCCGAAGGTGAAGAAGAGGTTCAAGAAATGCAAAGTCCTATGGCAGCTAGtagtggaaaaaggaaaaaatcaatAGTGGATAAGTATTTTGCACCAAGAAATATTGAAGGAGCTCAACCTTCCATGAGGAGTGTGATAGCTGGGAAAGAAGCTACTTGGAGAGCGGATATGGCGATTGGGAGATTCTTTTATGATGCATGCATTCCTACTAATGCTGTGAATTCCTTCTACTTCAAGCCAATGTTGGATGTTATATCTGCAATTGGTCCTGGAGATAAGGGTCCAAATTACTATCAGTTGCGGATTAATCTTTTAAAGGATGCCAAGAAGGAAGTTCAGTTACTTGTGGACTCTTATCGTGCAATTTGGGCAAAAGTTGGGTGTACAATAATGGGTAATGGTTGGACAGATAATAGACAAAGAACGCTCATCAACTTCCTTGTGTATTGTCCTGAAGGAATATCGTTTGTGAAATCTGTTGATGCTTCGGACATTGTCAAGGATGCAACTAATTTGTTTCAGTCATTTGATGAGGTGATTGAATGGGTGGGTACACTCAATGTAGTTCATGTAGTGACTGATAATGCAGCAAATTATGTGGCCGCGGGGAGATTGATTTCTCAGAAGCATAAACACATTAATTGGTCACCTTGTGCAGCTCATTAtcttaatttgatctttaaggATATTGGTAAGATAGACCATGTTGCTGAACTTGTAAGACGTGCATCAAAGGTGACAATTTTTGTGTATAATCATGTTGCTTTGTTaagttggttgagaaaaaaGGAAGGATGGACAGAGATTTTGTGA